Below is a window of Leucobacter sp. Psy1 DNA.
GGCTGCGCAGGAGTAAACCTCTCCAGCGGTGCTCGTCCACAGGTCCCGCCCCCGGGGTCCCGAAGGGCGGGCACCGCTGAAGGTTATACTCGAACACGTAAATATTCAGAAAGGAGTCGCTGTGCTGCACAGCATCGACCGCAGACCCGCGCCGGCGCGCCGGGTGCGAGCGCAGCACTCCGAAGCCCGCTTCCTCCTGCGAACCTTCGTGATCGCGTGCACCCTTGGACTGCTCGCACTCGCTGCCGCGGTCGACGGGCTCCAGGTCTTCCCGGTGCTCCTCGTGCTCTCCGCCATGCCCCTGCTCGGCTGGTGGCTCGTCAACGCGGCTCAGGCGCGCATCCGTACTGCGATCCATGCGGCAGTCAGTGCTGAACGCAAGCGCATCGCAGACGAACTCCACGACTTCGTCGCGCACGACATGGCCGTAGTGGTGGTGCACGCTCAGGTGCTCGCCGTCAGCGCAAATGCGGCAGAAGCGGAGCAGGCCAGGCAAGCGATCTCCCGATCGGCGTCGCGAGCCCTCAACAGTATGCGGCAGACGATCGGCACGGTGCAGCGGGGCGACGGTGTGGTCACCCGTCTGCGTTCGGTCAGCGACGAACTCCAGCAGCTCGGCTATCGCGTGCGCTGCGACATCCGCGCCATC
It encodes the following:
- a CDS encoding sensor histidine kinase, with product MLHSIDRRPAPARRVRAQHSEARFLLRTFVIACTLGLLALAAAVDGLQVFPVLLVLSAMPLLGWWLVNAAQARIRTAIHAAVSAERKRIADELHDFVAHDMAVVVVHAQVLAVSANAAEAEQARQAISRSASRALNSMRQTIGTVQRGDGVVTRLRSVSDELQQLGYRVRCDIRAINGLSPASASALEHVASESATNIIKHCPRPADVRLSVSEGADHLLLSIWNGGPDDAGRTGTVSTPRIPSSGTGLHRLRELLGTDGGTLTAGPSGAGWVVTASVPRRR